One region of Streptomyces sp. CG4 genomic DNA includes:
- a CDS encoding OsmC family peroxiredoxin, translated as MATTRTAHTVWEGNLLEGDGVVTFDSSGIAQQPVTWASRSQEANGKTSPEELIAGAHSSCFSMALSHALAGAGNPPTRLETKADVTFQPGEGITGIHLTVRGEVPGLDAEGFAAAAEEAKKNCPVSQALAGTTITLTAELA; from the coding sequence GTGGCCACCACGCGCACCGCACACACCGTCTGGGAAGGCAACCTGCTCGAGGGCGACGGCGTCGTCACCTTCGACTCCTCCGGCATCGCCCAGCAGCCGGTCACGTGGGCCTCGCGCTCCCAGGAGGCGAACGGGAAGACCAGCCCCGAGGAGCTGATCGCCGGCGCCCACTCCAGCTGCTTCTCCATGGCCCTCTCGCACGCCCTGGCCGGTGCGGGCAACCCGCCCACCCGGCTGGAGACCAAGGCCGACGTCACCTTCCAGCCCGGCGAGGGCATCACCGGCATCCACCTCACCGTGCGCGGCGAGGTGCCCGGCCTGGACGCGGAGGGCTTCGCCGCGGCCGCCGAGGAAGCCAAGAAGAACTGCCCGGTCAGCCAGGCCCTGGCCGGTACGACGATCACCCTGACGGCCGAGCTGGCCTGA
- a CDS encoding MoxR family ATPase, giving the protein MQAAVTVTPARVPELLLGLATVRPVFLWGAPGIGKSSLVREFADSLGLECVSLLGTQLAPEDLIGVPQIRDGRSVFCPPEAIARNEPYCLFLDELNAATPDVQKAFYSLILDRRIGNYELPSGSIVIGAGNRATDNALARPLASALVNRLAHVHLEVSATDWLAWAAENGIHPWILDHLTDRPDHLWSKPPKTEEPFSTPRSWHMLSDALHSFGPDLDEPTLTVLAHGTLTPAHATAFCGYVKVVRSRFGIEAILKGDARWPHRPQDRDLLYYLAESFRGRLVKELPVSKEHMSANGRQTAYRAKSLLVQLAEISVEVAQTVIAPDADGNPVLPSWFLVEAARDMPRLVEARR; this is encoded by the coding sequence TTGCAGGCCGCCGTCACCGTCACTCCCGCCCGCGTCCCCGAACTCCTCCTCGGCCTCGCCACCGTCCGGCCCGTCTTCCTCTGGGGCGCCCCCGGCATCGGAAAGTCGTCCCTGGTAAGGGAGTTCGCCGACTCGCTGGGCCTGGAATGCGTGAGTCTGCTCGGTACCCAGCTCGCCCCCGAGGACCTGATCGGCGTCCCGCAGATCCGCGACGGGCGGTCGGTGTTCTGCCCGCCGGAGGCCATCGCCCGTAACGAGCCGTACTGCCTGTTCCTGGACGAGCTGAACGCGGCCACCCCGGATGTGCAGAAGGCGTTCTACTCGCTGATCCTCGACCGCCGTATCGGGAACTACGAGCTGCCCAGCGGGTCCATCGTCATCGGCGCCGGGAACCGGGCCACCGACAACGCCCTCGCCCGGCCGCTGGCGTCCGCCCTGGTCAACCGGCTCGCCCATGTCCATCTGGAGGTCTCCGCCACGGACTGGCTCGCCTGGGCGGCCGAGAACGGCATCCACCCCTGGATCCTGGACCACCTCACCGACCGGCCCGACCATCTGTGGTCCAAGCCGCCGAAGACCGAGGAACCCTTCTCCACGCCCCGCTCCTGGCACATGCTCTCCGACGCCCTGCACTCCTTCGGTCCCGACCTCGACGAGCCGACCCTGACCGTCCTCGCGCACGGCACGCTCACCCCCGCGCACGCGACCGCGTTCTGCGGCTACGTCAAGGTCGTCCGCAGCCGGTTCGGGATCGAGGCGATCCTCAAGGGCGACGCCCGCTGGCCGCACCGCCCGCAGGACCGCGACCTGCTGTACTACCTCGCCGAGTCGTTCCGCGGGCGGCTCGTCAAGGAGCTGCCCGTGAGCAAGGAGCACATGTCGGCGAACGGCCGGCAGACCGCCTACCGCGCCAAGTCGCTGCTGGTGCAGCTCGCCGAGATCTCCGTGGAGGTCGCGCAGACCGTCATCGCGCCGGATGCCGACGGCAACCCCGTGCTGCCCTCGTGGTTCCTGGTCGAGGCCGCCCGCGACATGCCCCGCCTGGTGGAGGCCCGGCGGTGA
- a CDS encoding phage holin family protein produces MRGVRWRRVVSQLGRSIAVWAVSTLTMLVLAVVLPDFQLQSADGDSATRIAITAACGAGAFGVLSAVVWPLLVRLLLLVPAFVLGLLVFFLNGSLLLLALRINPSGRGAAAPETAVIVAAVMSAVASATGAALAVRDDETYRRRLHRLAARRRRSDPPCPVTPGLVFVQLDGVGHDVLRDAVRRGLMPTVARWLGEDGVRQSADRTQPQADGMPSAVDGMPSPGHRPQPTHRLTPWRTDWSSQTGASQLGILHGSTFDVPAFRWYEKDRGEVMVCNRPTSAAELQRRAMVRTGDGGLLTVDGASRGNLFSGGAGEQALVLSIATRRRARQNRSRAGYFAYFSDPAGAVRTALSFVAEVVREIGESTRARLRRQRPRVGRGGLYPFVRAFATVVERDVVVAAVMGDMLAGRTAVYADLVAYDEVAHHSGPCSRDAEKVLRRLDRSLALLHRVAEHAPRPYHVVVLSDHGQSPGETFHARYGLTLGDLVRAGCGLRVPRRAMGVPPRVQQWGSTRSGAEARAAVRAALRRPVEEKGGRRRPVRGAEPIVLASGNLGLVSFPDVPHRMTKEEIDARHPALLSTLANHPGIGFLLVRSAEHDGVVLGAHGAEIPLAGLDAEPGPLARFGAGAADAVRRTHSFPHTADIMVNSAHDPADGAVLAFEEQIGSHGGLGGAQSHPFLLSPLELSAPAGGGAELTGAEHVHRVLRRWLRELNGPQVPLTDATEEERVA; encoded by the coding sequence GTGCGGGGTGTGCGGTGGCGGCGGGTCGTCAGTCAGCTCGGGCGGAGCATCGCCGTATGGGCGGTCTCCACCCTCACCATGCTGGTCCTCGCCGTGGTCCTGCCCGACTTCCAGCTCCAGTCCGCCGACGGTGACAGCGCCACCCGTATCGCGATCACCGCGGCCTGCGGCGCCGGCGCCTTCGGTGTGCTGTCGGCCGTGGTCTGGCCGCTCCTGGTCCGGCTCCTGCTGCTTGTCCCCGCCTTCGTGCTCGGCCTGCTGGTCTTCTTCCTCAACGGCTCCCTGCTGCTGCTCGCCCTGCGCATCAACCCCTCCGGCCGCGGCGCGGCCGCCCCCGAGACCGCCGTGATCGTGGCCGCGGTGATGTCCGCCGTCGCCTCGGCCACCGGTGCGGCCCTCGCCGTACGCGACGACGAGACCTACCGGCGCCGGCTGCACCGTCTCGCCGCCCGCCGCCGCAGATCCGACCCGCCCTGCCCCGTCACCCCCGGCCTGGTCTTCGTCCAGCTCGACGGCGTCGGCCACGACGTACTGCGGGACGCGGTCCGCAGGGGCCTGATGCCGACGGTCGCGCGGTGGCTGGGCGAGGACGGCGTACGGCAGTCGGCCGACCGTACACAGCCGCAGGCGGACGGCATGCCATCGGCTGTGGACGGCATGCCGTCGCCCGGCCACCGCCCACAGCCGACCCACCGCCTCACTCCCTGGCGTACCGACTGGTCCAGCCAGACCGGCGCCAGCCAGCTCGGCATCCTGCACGGCAGCACCTTCGACGTGCCGGCCTTCCGCTGGTACGAGAAGGACCGCGGGGAGGTGATGGTGTGCAACCGGCCGACGAGCGCCGCCGAACTGCAGCGGCGCGCCATGGTGCGTACGGGCGACGGTGGACTGCTCACCGTGGACGGCGCCAGCCGCGGCAACCTCTTCAGCGGCGGTGCCGGGGAACAGGCCCTCGTGCTGTCCATCGCGACCCGCCGCCGCGCCAGGCAGAACCGTTCCCGGGCCGGCTACTTCGCCTACTTCTCCGACCCCGCGGGCGCCGTCCGCACCGCCCTCTCCTTCGTCGCCGAGGTGGTCCGCGAGATCGGCGAGTCCACCCGGGCCCGGCTGCGCCGGCAGCGCCCGCGGGTGGGCCGGGGCGGTCTGTATCCGTTCGTGCGTGCCTTTGCCACCGTCGTGGAACGGGACGTCGTCGTCGCCGCGGTGATGGGCGACATGCTCGCCGGCCGCACCGCCGTCTACGCCGACCTCGTCGCCTACGACGAGGTCGCCCACCACTCCGGCCCGTGCAGCCGGGACGCCGAGAAGGTCCTGCGGCGCCTCGACCGGTCCCTCGCACTGCTGCACCGGGTCGCCGAACACGCCCCCCGTCCCTACCACGTCGTCGTCCTCTCCGACCACGGACAGAGCCCCGGCGAGACCTTCCACGCCCGCTACGGCCTCACCCTCGGCGACCTCGTCCGGGCCGGCTGCGGGCTGCGTGTGCCGCGCCGGGCGATGGGGGTTCCCCCACGCGTTCAGCAGTGGGGGAGCACGCGCAGTGGTGCCGAGGCCCGTGCCGCGGTCCGGGCCGCACTGCGCAGGCCCGTGGAGGAGAAGGGCGGGCGGCGCCGCCCGGTCCGCGGCGCCGAACCGATCGTGCTGGCCTCCGGCAACCTCGGCCTGGTCTCCTTCCCGGACGTGCCCCACCGCATGACCAAGGAGGAGATCGACGCCCGCCACCCCGCCCTGCTCAGCACCCTCGCCAACCACCCCGGCATAGGTTTCCTGCTGGTGCGCAGCGCGGAGCACGACGGCGTGGTGCTGGGCGCGCACGGCGCCGAGATCCCGCTCGCCGGCCTCGACGCCGAGCCGGGCCCGCTGGCCCGGTTCGGTGCCGGTGCCGCCGACGCGGTCCGCCGCACGCACTCCTTCCCGCACACCGCCGACATCATGGTGAACTCGGCCCACGACCCGGCCGACGGCGCGGTCCTCGCCTTCGAGGAGCAGATCGGCTCCCACGGCGGTCTCGGCGGCGCCCAGTCCCACCCGTTCCTGCTCTCGCCGCTGGAGCTGTCCGCCCCGGCCGGCGGCGGGGCGGAACTGACCGGCGCCGAGCACGTCCACCGCGTACTGCGCCGCTGGCTGCGCGAGCTGAACGGACCCCAGGTCCCGCTCACCGACGCAACCGAGGAGGAGCGGGTCGCCTGA
- a CDS encoding MBL fold metallo-hydrolase, producing MPVEITWWGHATCTVQDAHTRVLTDPLFARRLAHLRRRRGALPPAGARLADVVLVSHLHADHLHLPSLAGLAPGTRLLVPRGAPRAVPGLRRVRQLRVTEVAPGDEVRIGELLVRAVPALHDGRRLPVGPHRSPALGYVVEGEARTYFAGDTGLFDAMAEWVGPVDVALLPVGGWGPCLGAGHLDAGRAARALARLAPRAAVPVHYGTYWPIGLNAVRPHEFHAPGEEFVRLAAVAAPEVAVHRLGHGETVRLEAAR from the coding sequence GTGCCGGTGGAGATCACCTGGTGGGGTCACGCCACCTGCACGGTGCAGGATGCGCACACACGGGTGCTCACCGATCCCCTGTTCGCCCGCCGGCTGGCACATCTGCGGCGCCGCCGGGGTGCCCTGCCGCCGGCCGGGGCCCGCCTCGCGGACGTGGTGCTCGTCTCGCATCTGCACGCCGACCATCTCCATCTGCCCTCGCTGGCCGGTCTCGCCCCGGGCACGCGCCTGCTCGTACCCCGGGGCGCACCACGGGCGGTGCCGGGACTGCGCCGGGTGCGACAGCTGCGGGTGACGGAGGTGGCGCCCGGGGACGAGGTGCGGATCGGTGAGCTGCTGGTGCGGGCGGTCCCGGCGTTGCACGACGGGCGGCGGCTGCCGGTGGGGCCGCACCGTTCACCCGCGCTCGGCTACGTCGTGGAGGGCGAGGCGCGGACCTACTTCGCCGGGGACACCGGGCTGTTCGACGCGATGGCCGAGTGGGTCGGGCCGGTGGACGTGGCGCTGCTGCCGGTGGGCGGCTGGGGGCCGTGTCTCGGTGCGGGACATCTGGACGCGGGGCGGGCGGCACGGGCGCTGGCACGGCTGGCGCCGCGGGCCGCGGTGCCGGTGCACTACGGCACGTACTGGCCGATCGGGCTGAACGCGGTGCGTCCGCACGAATTCCATGCGCCGGGCGAGGAGTTCGTGCGGCTGGCGGCCGTGGCGGCGCCGGAGGTCGCCGTGCACCGGCTGGGGCACGGCGAGACTGTGCGGCTGGAGGCCGCGCGGTGA
- a CDS encoding DedA family protein, with amino-acid sequence MAALAATTSTVPPESTQRAIGYPSLFLLVLIGALVPVVPTGALVSSAAVVAFHQTAPFSLALVFVTASLAAFLGDAALYWLGRRGMRSRNGSRWLEALRARAPDARLASARETLAGHGVAVLVLSRLVPAGRIPVMLACLMADWPLPRFARGNLPACLAWAATYQVIGILGGSLFKEPWEGVVVAVGLTVVLSVMPSVVRRFR; translated from the coding sequence GTGGCGGCGCTCGCCGCCACCACGTCGACCGTGCCGCCGGAGTCGACGCAGCGGGCGATCGGTTATCCGTCGTTGTTTCTGCTGGTGCTGATCGGGGCGCTGGTGCCGGTGGTGCCGACCGGGGCGCTGGTGAGCTCGGCGGCGGTGGTGGCGTTCCATCAGACGGCGCCGTTCTCGCTAGCTCTGGTGTTCGTGACGGCGTCACTGGCGGCGTTCCTGGGGGACGCGGCGCTGTACTGGCTGGGGCGGCGCGGGATGCGGTCGCGGAACGGGTCGCGGTGGCTGGAGGCGCTACGGGCCAGAGCGCCGGACGCGCGGCTGGCGTCGGCGCGGGAGACGTTGGCCGGGCATGGGGTCGCGGTACTGGTGTTGTCCCGGCTGGTGCCCGCCGGCCGTATACCGGTGATGCTGGCCTGCCTGATGGCCGACTGGCCGTTGCCGAGGTTCGCGCGGGGGAATCTGCCCGCGTGTCTGGCCTGGGCGGCCACGTATCAAGTGATCGGGATATTGGGGGGATCGTTGTTCAAGGAACCCTGGGAGGGGGTTGTGGTGGCGGTGGGGCTGACCGTGGTGCTCAGTGTCATGCCGAGTGTGGTGCGGCGATTTCGGTAG
- a CDS encoding MBL fold metallo-hydrolase: MTQQTHEPEAHEPETYETYEPETYESGSATTTRTTTATTAPTRTTRTPAPLPAPFPPLAEPRPLGEHRVWPRTFHDRLTAPLPGLKALARFAREGAVRPGAEGLAGVPGLPCAPAPLPRVDARTLAVTWAGHASWVVRIGGLTVLTDPVWSRRILGTPARITPVGVPWDTLPRIDAVVISHNHYDHLDAPTLSRLPRDTPVFAPAGLGRWFRRRRFTNVTELDWWEGAELAGVRFDFVPAHHWSKRTLTDTCHSLWGGWVLTDADGQRLYFAGDTGYGHWFSRIGRRYPGIDLALMPIGAYDPRWWLSDVHCDPEEAVQATRDVGARRMAPMHWGTFILSAEPVMEPLTRVRAAWERAGLEREDLWDLPIGASRVLEWSAPSGARETTTDRQSEEYANSSGATEIAAPHSA; encoded by the coding sequence ATGACGCAACAGACGCATGAGCCCGAGGCGCACGAACCAGAGACGTACGAGACGTACGAGCCAGAGACGTACGAGTCCGGATCAGCCACGACGACCAGGACGACGACCGCGACCACCGCACCGACCCGCACCACCCGCACACCGGCCCCCCTGCCAGCCCCTTTTCCCCCGCTGGCCGAGCCCCGTCCCCTCGGTGAACACCGCGTGTGGCCACGGACGTTCCACGACCGGCTCACCGCCCCGCTGCCGGGCCTCAAGGCCCTCGCCCGCTTCGCCCGCGAAGGCGCCGTGCGCCCCGGCGCCGAAGGTCTCGCCGGCGTCCCGGGGCTCCCCTGCGCACCCGCCCCGCTGCCCCGCGTCGACGCCCGCACCCTCGCCGTCACCTGGGCCGGACACGCCAGTTGGGTCGTCCGGATAGGCGGCCTGACCGTCCTCACCGACCCCGTCTGGTCCCGCCGCATCCTCGGCACCCCGGCCCGCATCACCCCCGTCGGCGTCCCCTGGGACACCCTGCCGCGCATCGACGCCGTCGTCATCAGCCACAACCACTACGACCACCTCGACGCCCCCACCCTCAGCCGACTCCCGCGGGACACCCCGGTGTTCGCGCCGGCCGGCCTCGGCCGCTGGTTCCGCCGTCGCCGCTTCACCAACGTCACCGAGCTGGACTGGTGGGAAGGTGCCGAACTGGCAGGTGTCCGCTTCGACTTCGTCCCCGCTCACCACTGGTCCAAGCGCACCCTCACCGACACATGTCACAGCCTCTGGGGCGGCTGGGTCCTCACCGACGCCGACGGACAGCGCCTGTACTTCGCGGGCGACACCGGCTACGGCCACTGGTTCTCCCGGATCGGGCGCCGCTACCCCGGCATCGACCTCGCCCTCATGCCCATCGGCGCGTACGACCCCCGCTGGTGGCTCAGCGACGTCCACTGCGACCCCGAGGAAGCGGTTCAGGCCACCCGCGACGTGGGCGCCCGCCGCATGGCCCCCATGCACTGGGGCACCTTCATCCTCTCGGCGGAGCCGGTCATGGAACCGCTCACGAGAGTGCGGGCGGCCTGGGAGAGGGCGGGACTGGAGCGCGAAGACCTGTGGGATCTTCCGATCGGCGCTTCAAGGGTGCTGGAGTGGAGCGCCCCGTCAGGGGCGCGAGAAACCACGACGGACCGTCAGTCCGAAGAATACGCAAACTCCAGCGGTGCTACCGAAATCGCCGCACCACACTCGGCATGA
- a CDS encoding aminotransferase class I/II-fold pyridoxal phosphate-dependent enzyme, with protein MRRTDPEGHGPVRYGPPLPGDGLPVLPDLTAVLAAAAGRADAQPVGGAPALLEAACGYWTRRGLPTVPDHVAAGPGAPALLLAVTAALAGDGADVLVPRPCAAWWAPYARLLGRPVYHVPTPAESGGVPDPYALLETVRRVRAEGGEPRLLVLSVADDPTATVAPPELLHETVEAATAEGLHLVSDETWRDTLHDPHDTVLLSPAEMLPDQVTVVTDLAGSLLPPGWPAAVARFPASEPGGHLHARVLDILTALGARIAAPVAAAAGYALDEPPPVVERREAAVRLHARVAVAAHAAVVAAGALARPPQAGRHLYADLGPLREPLAAQGVGDAQELEDLLTARLGMPAPGGHRFGDDLQALRVRLATGPLLGGTDEERTECLTSPAPLELPHVQRALTSLTSVLDALRDDAQRWEPPR; from the coding sequence ATGCGGCGGACGGACCCCGAAGGCCACGGCCCGGTCCGCTACGGCCCGCCCCTGCCCGGCGACGGCCTCCCCGTGCTCCCCGACCTCACCGCCGTACTGGCCGCCGCGGCCGGCCGCGCCGACGCCCAGCCCGTCGGCGGCGCCCCCGCCCTCCTCGAAGCCGCCTGCGGCTACTGGACCCGGCGCGGACTGCCCACCGTCCCCGACCACGTGGCCGCCGGCCCCGGCGCCCCCGCGCTGCTGCTCGCCGTCACCGCCGCGCTCGCCGGAGACGGCGCCGACGTCCTCGTCCCCCGCCCCTGCGCAGCCTGGTGGGCGCCCTACGCCCGGCTGCTCGGCCGGCCCGTCTACCACGTGCCCACCCCCGCCGAGAGCGGCGGCGTCCCCGACCCCTACGCCCTGCTGGAGACCGTCCGCCGGGTCCGCGCCGAGGGCGGCGAACCCCGGCTGCTCGTGCTCTCCGTCGCCGACGACCCCACCGCCACCGTCGCGCCGCCCGAACTGCTGCACGAGACCGTCGAGGCCGCCACCGCCGAAGGACTGCACCTGGTCAGCGACGAGACCTGGCGCGACACCCTGCACGACCCCCACGACACCGTCCTGCTCAGCCCCGCCGAGATGCTCCCCGACCAGGTCACCGTCGTCACCGACCTCGCCGGATCGCTGCTGCCGCCCGGCTGGCCCGCCGCCGTCGCCCGCTTCCCGGCCAGCGAGCCCGGAGGGCACCTCCACGCGCGCGTGCTCGACATCCTCACCGCGCTCGGAGCCCGCATCGCCGCACCCGTCGCCGCGGCCGCCGGCTACGCCCTCGACGAACCCCCGCCCGTCGTCGAGCGCCGCGAGGCCGCCGTACGACTGCACGCGCGCGTGGCCGTCGCCGCGCACGCCGCCGTCGTCGCGGCCGGTGCGCTCGCCCGCCCCCCGCAGGCCGGCCGCCACCTGTACGCCGACCTCGGCCCGCTGCGCGAACCCCTGGCCGCACAAGGCGTCGGTGACGCACAGGAGTTGGAGGACCTCCTCACCGCCCGGCTCGGCATGCCCGCGCCGGGCGGCCACCGCTTCGGCGACGACCTCCAGGCGCTGCGCGTACGACTCGCCACGGGCCCCCTGCTCGGCGGCACCGACGAAGAACGCACGGAATGCCTCACCTCACCCGCTCCGTTGGAACTGCCACACGTGCAACGCGCGTTGACCTCTTTGACGTCGGTCCTAGACGCCCTCCGCGACGACGCTCAGCGATGGGAGCCTCCTCGATGA
- a CDS encoding DUF2795 domain-containing protein — protein sequence MQRGSDRLSVHRDDEMKHELRDLLRSGHPTRVEEWHDPEPAADDDPEVWSGPVGGLGSPASLERVRAELARILSRSSFPATARDLARMLRRRNAPTALVDTVARLPHSARYENVQQLAEALAGGR from the coding sequence ATGCAGCGAGGCAGTGACCGGCTGAGCGTTCACCGGGACGACGAGATGAAGCACGAGCTCAGGGACCTGCTGCGGTCCGGGCATCCGACGCGCGTGGAGGAGTGGCACGATCCGGAACCGGCCGCCGACGACGATCCGGAGGTGTGGAGCGGGCCCGTGGGCGGCCTGGGGTCGCCGGCGTCGCTGGAGCGGGTGCGGGCGGAGCTGGCCCGGATCCTGAGCCGCAGCTCCTTCCCGGCGACCGCGCGTGACCTGGCCCGTATGCTGCGCCGGCGGAACGCGCCGACCGCGCTGGTCGACACGGTGGCCCGGCTGCCGCACTCGGCGCGCTACGAGAACGTACAGCAGCTGGCCGAGGCACTGGCCGGTGGCCGATAG
- a CDS encoding DUF6158 family protein produces MTGVDPSRLDDQQLMKELETIHRTRHDTLLYGSNDALRTHNERMAQLEGEYLRRNPRRLVSAGRTREGARERRCGEAATPEASGT; encoded by the coding sequence ATGACCGGAGTCGACCCCAGCCGACTGGACGACCAGCAGCTCATGAAGGAGCTGGAGACGATCCACCGCACGCGCCACGACACCCTCCTGTACGGCTCCAACGACGCGCTGCGGACCCACAACGAGCGCATGGCGCAGCTGGAGGGCGAGTATCTGCGCCGCAACCCGCGCCGCCTGGTCAGCGCGGGCCGCACCCGCGAGGGCGCCCGGGAACGGCGCTGCGGCGAGGCGGCGACTCCGGAGGCGTCCGGCACCTGA